A window of Lysobacterales bacterium genomic DNA:
GCGACGCTCCTGCTGGAAGCGCTGCATGTCCTCGGGCGGGTCTTCGCTGGTGGTGAAGACCGTCACCAGAATGCTGGCGAGGAAGACGAAGGCGCCGATGGCGAAAGCGATCTGCACCGAAGGCGGCACCACGCCGGGACCCGCCTGATTCGACACGCCCAGCCAGCTCACGAACCAAGGCAGGTTGCTGGCCACCCAGGTGCCGATGCCGATGATCAGCGTCTGCACCACAAAGCCATAGGAGCGCTGCTCCTCGGGCAGCTTGTCGGCAACCAGTGCGCGGAAGGGCTCCATGCTCACATTCATGGAGGCATCCAGCACCCACAGCAGGCCAACCGCCATCCAAAGCGTGGGCGAGTGCGGCATCACCAGCAGCGCGATGGAAGCCAGCACTGCACCGATCACGAAGTAGGGGCGTCTGCGACCCAGAATCGGGTGCCAGGTGCGATCGGAGAAGTAGCCGATGATCGGCTGCACGATCAGGCCAGTCAGCGGAGCGGCGAGGAACAGAAAGGGAATCTCATCTTTCGCTGCTCCGAGCGTCTGGAAGACGCGCGACATGCTGCCGCCCTGCAGGGCGAATCCGAACTGGATGCCCAGGAAGCCAAAAGACATGTTCCAGATCTGCCAGAAGCTCAGCTTCGGCGTGTTGCGGTTCGACATCTCGCTCCCTCGCTGCGACGGTCGATGCCAGAGCACAGAGGCCCAGGCGACGCGCAGTCCAGGGGATGTCGCACGACGAAGAGCGCTGCCAGGGCGCTTCGCGATCCGCAGTCCGGGCCACCGCAACATTCATGCACGCGCTGCGTGTGCCCCGCCCTCCCCGGGAACTGCCTTGAGAGTCGCGACAGCAGACCGCCGCGACCGGCCGACAGCTTAGCGGCTGGGGGCGAGGGTGCCTTCGGGTGCATACGTATTCACGCCGCGGAGCGGCGTGAACGGGATTGGGGATTGGGGATTGGGGATTCGCAAGAGCGGGCCATCGAGCCCGGGGCGATGGCTGCGGTTCGCAGCGCTGTAGTGACGCAAGCGATGCGGCTGGCGCCGCGAATCCCGAATCCCCAATCCCGAATCCCCGCTCTCAGAACACCTCCCTTCGGTAGCGCCCCGCCGCCAGCAGCGCATCCACTGAGTCTTCGCCCAACAGCTCGATCAGGCAGGCATGTACCCCCTCGCCCATGCCGCGCCGACTGCCGCAGACGCGCAGGTGCGCGCCGCGATCCAGCCAGTCGCGCAGGCGCAGGGCCTGCGCGCGCAAAGCGTCCTGGATGTAGGCCGGCGCGACCGGATCGCGCGAGAAGCAGCGGTCTAACTGCAGCAGGTATCGCGCATCCACATGCGCCTGCAGCTCGGCGGCCAGCACGCAGTCGCGCTGCGGATCGCGCTCGCCGAACAGCAGCCAGTTGTCGCGCGCGCCCTGCTCGATCCGCGCATCCAGCAGACCGAGCAGGCCAGCCAGCCCGCTGCCGGCACCGATCAGGACCAGCGGCAGCGCTGGCGGCGGCGCACGGAAGCCTGGGTTGCTGCGCAGCTTGAGGTTCAACTCGGCGCCAATGTCGCTGTCGAGAAGGGTGGCCGAGCCCAGCCCGGGGCGACCGTCAGCGTGGTTCTGTCGGCGCACGATCAGGCGCAGGCGGCCGCTGGCCGCAGTACTGGCGATGGAGTACTCACGGCTCGGCAGGCGAGGCAGCCGGGCGATCGCGTCCAAGGCGATGGGCTCGACCGTCTCGACCGCGAGCGCTTGCGTGTTGTGCGTTTCACCCGCGTTGCGCGAACGAAGCAGCGGCAACGCGTCGAGCGCGCGTTCCCGCAAGACGTCGGACAGCGGTCGCTCCCGCCCGTCCACGACAATCGACGCGGCGCCATCCAGCCCCCGCGCCGCCATCCAGCGCTGCACCCTCGCGGCGGAGTTCTGGGTCTGCAGCACGGCCACATCGCCGGGCTGCCAGCTCAACGGCGCGCCGCTCACCGGCAGCAGTTCGATGTCGCACAGCGCCGGCGCGGCGCTGCGCGGGTTGAGGCGCGTGCGCGACTGCAGACGCCAGCGCTGCCACGCGCGGTCATGCCCACCGTCGGCGCGCGGCGCAAGGCGTGAGGCGGCACCCACGGTGACCGCTGACGCTGCCGCCGATGCCCCCCTCTGCCCTGAGCCCGCGTCGGCGGAATCAGCCAGCGGCACAGGCGTAGGCCAGGGCTCTTCAGCATCCCCCCACTGCGCGCGCTGCGCGGCAGCCTCGACGGCCCGCAGCCAGGCATCGAGCGCCTGCGGATCACCGTCATCGACCTCGATGCGTTCGAACAGCGGGCGCGCCGCACAGCCCTGCAGCCAAGCATCCAGCGCACGGCCGAAGGCGCAATAGTCCCGGTAGCTGCGATCGCCCAACGCGAGCACAGCGAACTGCAGATGCGACAGCGCCAGCGTCTGCGGCATCAGCCGACGCACGAAGGCCGCGGCGGTATCGGGCGCATCCCCCTCGCCGGTGGTGCTGACGACCAGCAGCAGGCGACGCGCTGCGCGCAGTCCGTCTGCATCGAGTTGGGCGATGGCGCAAAGCTGCGCGCGCGCGCCGAGCAGGCGGAGGCGAGCGACGGTCTGCTCGGCCCACTGCTGCGCCTGCCCCGTCTGGCTGGCGTGCACCACCCACCAGGTCGGATCACGCTGCGACGCCTGTTGGCCTTCGATGCCGCGCCTGAAACGGATGCGGCTGCGCAGCCAAGGCAAGGCCAGCAGCAGCCAGGCGAGCCCACTTGCGATGGCGGCCGCTTCGCGCGAGAGCGCCTGCCGCCTTGGCGCAGGCTCGGGCGCAGCCAGCGCCGCGCCGCTGATCGCATCCACGGGCTGCAGCAGATGGCGACCGTCCTGAACGAATTCCAGGCTGGCAGGTCGCGCGGCATCACCGGCGCGGACAGCGATCAGACGCGCCGAGGCCCTGGGCCCGTCGGAATCGGTCGCGAGCCCCGCGGCCATTGAGACCCGCGCATCCATCGGCGGAGCGGCAGCGTCGCCGATCCCCGCGTCGTTGCGGATCGCTGGCGCAGACGCAGCAGGCGCGACGTCCGCTGCGGCAGCAGCCACACCGGCTCGCCAGCGTTCAATCAGCGCATCCGGCGCCAGTGCACGCGCGCTGCTCCGCGGACTCTCGCTGGGTGCAAGCGGCCAGCGCGCCCACAGCAGGGGCGTCGCAGCGAGCGCAAGCAGGGCCACCCACCACAGTCGATACAAGCGGCGGTGCGGCATGTTCAGTCGAGCGCCTCAAGTGCGTCGAACGCCGGAGTGCGACGCTCAACCCAGGCATTCGCGTCGCGATACACAAAGCGCGCGGCGATGCCGCGCGCGCGCGCCCATTCGAAACCTTCCCCGGGACCGAGCACTGAAAGCGCGGTGGCCAGCGCGTCGGCCTGCATGGAGGAGCGATGCACCACGCTGACCGCGATGCCCGCCTGCGCGATCGGCTGGCCCGTCCGCGGGTCGATCATGTGCGAATAGCGGTGGCCGTCCTGCTCGAAGAATTGGCGGTAATCGCCGGAAGTCGCCACAGCCTGATCGCGCAGGACGACACCGCTCGCAGCCCTCTCGCCACTCGGGCCTTCCAGACCAACGCGCCAAGGTCGAGCGCCTGGGTGCTCGCCCATGGCACGCAGCTCGCCACCGACATCGACCAGCAGGTGCTTGTACCCAGCCGCAGCCAGGGCCTCGACGATGCGATCCGCGGCATAGCCCGGGGCCAGTGCCGACAGATCCAGCGACACGCCGCCGGGCTGGATCAGCTGATCGCCCTCGATCCGCACGCGCTGCCAGCCGATGCGCGCACGCGCGGCTTCGATGTCGGCCGCCGCCGGCGCGCTCTGCCGCGGCCGCCCCGGGCCGAAGCCCCACAGCTCGACCAAGGGGCCGACCGTGGGATCAAAGGCGCCGCCGCTGTCCTCGGCCAGCGCCAGCGCCGCCGTCAGCACCTCCAGCAGCTGCGGCGGCAGCGCGTGTCGCGTGCCGGCGGTCGAGGCGTTGAAGCGCGAAAGATCGGAATCCGGCTCCCAGGTGCTCATCTGCGCCACGACTTGCTGCAGCTCCGCCTCGATCAGCGGGCGCGCGCGCGCTTCCTCAGCCGCCGAGTCGCCGATCAGCACCGACCAGCCGCTGCCCATGGACTGGCCTTCGATGCGCAGAGGCTGCGGCGGGGGCGAGCAGGCGGTGAGGAGGAGGAGTGCAAAAGTCAGAACAAAGAAGTGAGGAGTGAGAGAGATGCAGCGCGAGGGGCGTTCCCAGGCAGCTGCGATAGGCGGCACATGCACGCCCTCGGGACGCGCTTGTCCGTTCGCCACGTACGTCAGAGCTTGAAACCGGTCGATCATCTGGAACCCATCACTGTCACGCGCCTAAGGCAACACTGCTCAAGTCTCTCCTGGCCTTGATCAGTGGTCGCGTGTCCGGCACATGTCCGGACTCGTTCGGCCGCTATGCGGCGACGCCTTCGCTTCGCTCGGTCACGCTGGATCAAGCATTTGCGTGCTCGATCCGCGGGCGCGCCCTCCATGGCGCGCGGCAACGCTGAATTCTTCAGCGTTGCCCTAAAGCTCAATGCTCCACGGCTTCGTGGCTCGCAGCATCGGGCTGCGGCTACAAGCGGCGCGGCGTCTGCCCAGGTGCACTCCAACAGCCGGCCCCGTGCCCTGCTCTCACTTCTCACTTCTCACTTCTCACTTCTCACTTCTCCGCCCTCAGGGCAGCACTTCCAGCGTCACCACATAGCTGGCGCGGCGCTGCGTCGCCGGGGCCACTGCGGCCTTGGCGTCACTCACGTTGGCCTGCAGCCAGTACATGCCGGCGCTGGGCCAGGTGACCGCGAAGGCGCCAGTGTCGTCGGTGCGCAGGGTCATGGCCTGCTGGGCGTCGCGGTAGCGGGTGCCGCCGTTGACCACTTCGACAGCAGCGTCCGCCGCAGGCGCGCCGTCCAGCAGCAGCCGGAATTCGGCGGTGTCGCCGACCATCAGGTCGTTCGGGTGGCCGACGAATTCGAGGCTCAAGCCCTGCGCTGCCGGGGCGATGTTCTCGCGGCTCGGCCGGCCGAGGGTGACGAAGGTTTCGATACGGTTCTGCGCGTGGGTGACCTGCAGCTTGTCGGCGCCCGTCGGCACCTGGCTCGCGAAGTCTTGCGCGCGACCGCGCCAGCGCTTGGGCTCGCCGCCCTCTTCCCAGCTGGCAAACAGGCCGTTGCTGGCGAGCGCGATGCGGTAGGTGCCGGCGGCCGAAAGCTCCAGATCGAAGACGCTGCGCAGCTGGCCGGTGTGCGCGTTCTGCGCGCTCACCGCGCTGCCGTCGGGCGCGGTGACGCTGAGCGCATCCAGGCGCAGCGGCACATGGTTGAAGTAATAGAGATCGTTGGAAACGGCGGCGTCGACGGTGATCCAGACTTTCTCACTGGACAGCACGGTGTCGGAGGGCAGCAGCCAGGTCTTGTGCGCCTGCGCGGACAGCGGCAGGGCGGCGATCAGGGCGAGTGCGGCGTAGCGGAGCGCGGTGCGCATGGAGGTTCTCCGGTGAGTGTCGGTGTGGCCGTGCGCTTGCCCGCACAGCCTGAGTGTCGATCCGAGTGTCGATCAGGGTGTGAGCTTCAGGCTGAGTGCGCCAAGCTCGCGCTGGCCGTTTGCACTCAGTTCCACCGCCTGCGTGGGCGGCCACTGGAAGTCGATCTGCAGCAGCTCGCGGCCACCCACTTCGCGCGCGGCTTCGACCATCAGCCGGTAGTCACCGGCCGCGAGGTCCGCCAAGGGCGGCTGGGTCGAATCGAACTTCAGCGGATGCCGGCCGACCGGGCGCGTGGCCGCGCTCAGGCCGTCCACCGGCATGTCGAGATCGCGGCCACCGCGGCGCCACCACTGGCGCAGGTCCTTCAGCCATTTGCTGCCTTCGTTGTCACGCATGCCGATGTCGTACCAGACCGAGAGCTGGGCGGCGACGTGGCCATCGGGCGATTCGACCCAGGCGGCGACATAGGGGCGGTGGTACTCAGCGACATCGAGGCGCGGGATCTCGACCTCGATCGCCAGCTCGGCCGCTTGGGTGGCGGCGCTTGGCGCGAGCGTCATCAGCACGCCGACGAGACAGGTGGCAAGGGCTTTCGGTGAGTGGATCATGGGCGATTCCAGACAGCTCAGTGGATGAACAACAGGGCGATCAGCAGGGGCAGCACCAGTCCCAGCCCGACCACCGGCCAAGTGCCGGGGCGCTGACGCGCATGCATCTGCAGCAGGACGAGCCCGGTGAGGCAGAACACCACGCAGGCGACCGCAAACAGATCGATGAACCAGGACCACACCGGCCCGGTGTGGCGGCCCTTGTGCAGGTCGTTGAGCCAGGCGATCCAGCCGCGATCGGTCAGCTCGTGCTTCACCTCGCCGGAGGCGAGATCGAGGCTCAGCCAGGCATCTCCGCCGGGCCGCGGCAGCGAGAGGTAGATTTCCTCCGGCGACCATTCGGCCTCGATCGCTTCCACGCGCAGATCGAGTTCGCCGCGCAGCCAGGCGCTGGCGCGGGCGGGAAGCGGCGCGGTATCGGCGTCCTCGGCCAGCGCCTGCAGCTCGGCGAGCAGCGGCGCCGGCAGCTGCGCCAGGCGCAACTCCACCCTCGGCTGGGCTTCGATACGGCCGGCGTGGTTCAAGGTGATGCCGGTGACGGCGAACAGCAGCATCGCCACCAGGCACAGGGCGGAGCTGACCCAGTGCCAGAGATGCAGCTGCTTCAACCACCCGCTGC
This region includes:
- a CDS encoding FAD:protein FMN transferase — encoded protein: MGSGWSVLIGDSAAEEARARPLIEAELQQVVAQMSTWEPDSDLSRFNASTAGTRHALPPQLLEVLTAALALAEDSGGAFDPTVGPLVELWGFGPGRPRQSAPAAADIEAARARIGWQRVRIEGDQLIQPGGVSLDLSALAPGYAADRIVEALAAAGYKHLLVDVGGELRAMGEHPGARPWRVGLEGPSGERAASGVVLRDQAVATSGDYRQFFEQDGHRYSHMIDPRTGQPIAQAGIAVSVVHRSSMQADALATALSVLGPGEGFEWARARGIAARFVYRDANAWVERRTPAFDALEALD
- a CDS encoding DUF2271 domain-containing protein, translated to MIHSPKALATCLVGVLMTLAPSAATQAAELAIEVEIPRLDVAEYHRPYVAAWVESPDGHVAAQLSVWYDIGMRDNEGSKWLKDLRQWWRRGGRDLDMPVDGLSAATRPVGRHPLKFDSTQPPLADLAAGDYRLMVEAAREVGGRELLQIDFQWPPTQAVELSANGQRELGALSLKLTP
- a CDS encoding PepSY-associated TM helix domain-containing protein, with amino-acid sequence MSTASASRSGWLKQLHLWHWVSSALCLVAMLLFAVTGITLNHAGRIEAQPRVELRLAQLPAPLLAELQALAEDADTAPLPARASAWLRGELDLRVEAIEAEWSPEEIYLSLPRPGGDAWLSLDLASGEVKHELTDRGWIAWLNDLHKGRHTGPVWSWFIDLFAVACVVFCLTGLVLLQMHARQRPGTWPVVGLGLVLPLLIALLFIH
- a CDS encoding DUF4198 domain-containing protein; this encodes MRTALRYAALALIAALPLSAQAHKTWLLPSDTVLSSEKVWITVDAAVSNDLYYFNHVPLRLDALSVTAPDGSAVSAQNAHTGQLRSVFDLELSAAGTYRIALASNGLFASWEEGGEPKRWRGRAQDFASQVPTGADKLQVTHAQNRIETFVTLGRPSRENIAPAAQGLSLEFVGHPNDLMVGDTAEFRLLLDGAPAADAAVEVVNGGTRYRDAQQAMTLRTDDTGAFAVTWPSAGMYWLQANVSDAKAAVAPATQRRASYVVTLEVLP
- a CDS encoding flavodoxin domain-containing protein, whose product is MPHRRLYRLWWVALLALAATPLLWARWPLAPSESPRSSARALAPDALIERWRAGVAAAAADVAPAASAPAIRNDAGIGDAAAPPMDARVSMAAGLATDSDGPRASARLIAVRAGDAARPASLEFVQDGRHLLQPVDAISGAALAAPEPAPRRQALSREAAAIASGLAWLLLALPWLRSRIRFRRGIEGQQASQRDPTWWVVHASQTGQAQQWAEQTVARLRLLGARAQLCAIAQLDADGLRAARRLLLVVSTTGEGDAPDTAAAFVRRLMPQTLALSHLQFAVLALGDRSYRDYCAFGRALDAWLQGCAARPLFERIEVDDGDPQALDAWLRAVEAAAQRAQWGDAEEPWPTPVPLADSADAGSGQRGASAAASAVTVGAASRLAPRADGGHDRAWQRWRLQSRTRLNPRSAAPALCDIELLPVSGAPLSWQPGDVAVLQTQNSAARVQRWMAARGLDGAASIVVDGRERPLSDVLRERALDALPLLRSRNAGETHNTQALAVETVEPIALDAIARLPRLPSREYSIASTAASGRLRLIVRRQNHADGRPGLGSATLLDSDIGAELNLKLRSNPGFRAPPPALPLVLIGAGSGLAGLLGLLDARIEQGARDNWLLFGERDPQRDCVLAAELQAHVDARYLLQLDRCFSRDPVAPAYIQDALRAQALRLRDWLDRGAHLRVCGSRRGMGEGVHACLIELLGEDSVDALLAAGRYRREVF